A genome region from Triticum aestivum cultivar Chinese Spring chromosome 2B, IWGSC CS RefSeq v2.1, whole genome shotgun sequence includes the following:
- the LOC123039387 gene encoding nuclear poly(A) polymerase 4-like, with protein MTTPISLVGPTPADHERSTQLESLLREAGLYETSDELAAREDVMRHLEAITDRWVKRVTAQRGFPDGMVEKATALLIPFGSYRLGVHGRGFDIDALVVGPSYIDRDHDFFAVLGGVLAETEAMMELQPVPSAHVPVIKMRFHGVQVDLLYASVCFPVVPRDLDLRDRSVFRGMDLASARSLNGVGGAFRTTLRCIKHWAKARGVYSNVMGFLGGVGWAILVARVCQLYPNASPSMLVPRFFKIFAQWKWPNPVLLRDIEHDDGGELALRLPVWHPRRNPRDKSHIMPVITPAYPCMNSCYNVSHATLRTITEQLQIGNGICQEILKAGPGGAGGWDALFQPFQFFKAYKSYLQVDVKVAGGEADLREWKGWVESRLRQLVNRVEMATAGMLLCHPNPKAYVAKPHDLHCTSTFFVGLSKPQQQQQQQPQVPFDLRATTEGFKQEVYTYEFWGPGMELEVSHTRRKDLPSYVLDQILPAGHLKRKRAAESNSSPPLSSASGDVKKVAAAGGTGSAPERKRQCCPSSNILPSASVQGVV; from the exons ATGACGACGCCGATCTCGCTGGTTGGCCCAACACCGGCGGACCACGAGAGGTCCACACAGTTAGAGAGTCTTCTCCGTGAGGCCGGCTTGTACGAGACCTCTGATGAGCTGGCGGCCCGCGAGGACGTGATGCGCCATCTCGAGGCCATCACCGACCGGTGGGTGAAGCGCGTCACTGCTCAGCGAGGGTTTCCTGACGGCATGGTTGAGAAGGCCACCGCCCTTCTGATTCCGTTCGGTTCCTACCGTCTCGGCGTCCACGGCCGCGGCTTCGACATCGACGCTCTCGTTGTCGGCCCCTCCTACATCGACCGCGATCACGACTTCTTCGCCGTGCTCGGCGGCGTGCTAGCGGAGACGGAGGCCATGATGGAGCTGCAGCCAGTGCCAA GCGCGCACGTGCCCGTCATCAAGATGCGATTCCATGGCGTGCAGGTGGACCTCCTCTACGCCAGCGTGTGCTTCCCGGTGGTGCCCAGGGACCTCG acCTGCGCGACCGCTCCGTTTTCCGCGGCATGGACCTGGCCTCCGCGCGCAGCCTCAACGGCGTGGGCGGCGCCTTTCGCACGACATTGCGATGCATCAAGCACTGGGCCAAGGCGCGTGGCGTCTACTCCAACGTGATGGGGTTCCTGGGCGGCGTGGGCTGGGCGATCCTGGTGGCGCGCGTGTGCCAGCTTTACCCCAACGCCTCGCCGAGCATGCTGGTGCCGCGCTTCTTCAAGATCTTCGCGCAGTGGAAGTGGCCCAACCCGGTGCTTCTACGGGACATCGAgcacgacgacggcggcgagctcgcgcTCCGGCTGCCCGTCTGGCACCCGCGGCGGAACCCGcgcgacaagagccacatcatgcCCGTCATCACGCCGGCCTACCCTTGCATGAACTCGTGCTACAACGTCTCGCACGCCACCCTGCGGACCATCACGGAGCAGCTCCAGATCGGCAACGGCATCTGCCAGGAGATCCTCAAGGCCGGCCCCGGCGGCGCCGGCGGGTGGGACGCGCTGTTCCAGCCGTTCCAGTTCTTCAAGGCGTACAAGAGCTACCTGCAGGTGGACGTGAAGGTCGCCGGAGGGGAGGCCGACCTCCGGGAGTGGAAGGGGTGGGTGGAGTCGCGGCTGAGGCAGCTGGTGAACAGGGTCGAGATGGCCACGGCCGGCATGCTGCTCTGCCATCCCAACCCGAAAGCCTACGTCGCCAAGCCCCATGATCTGCACTGCACGTCAACCTTCTTCGTGGGCTTGTCCAAgccgcagcagcaacagcagcagcagccccaGGTGCCGTTCGACCTACGCGCGACGACGGAGGGGTTCAAGCAGGAGGTGTACACGTACGAGTTCTGGGGGCCCGGGATGGAGCTGGAGGTCTCGCACACCCGGAGGAAGGACCTGCCATCCTACGTGCTGGATCAGATCCTGCCGGCTGGGCATCTCAAGAGGAAGCGCGCCGCCGAGAGCAACTCTTCTCCTCCGTTGTCGTCTGCTTCCGGCGACGTCAAGAAGGTGGCGGCGGCAGGCGGAACCGGATCGGCGCCTGAGAGGAAGAGGCAATGCTGTCCCAGCAGCAATATCCTCCCCAGCGCTTCAGTACAGGGCGTTGTGTGA